Genomic window (Festucalex cinctus isolate MCC-2025b chromosome 7, RoL_Fcin_1.0, whole genome shotgun sequence):
tagcattaggggtgtgaattgcctagtatttgtcgattcgatccgtatcacgattcacagggcAAGATTCGATTGGATGCCGaataatcccgatacgaatctgtTAAGTCGATTATTGCCATTTTTAGAAAGTACTAAtcggtaaacttgtacatgtacactgtaagatttgcatGATAATGtgcatttaacaaacaggttgcaatctgattcatgtttgaacagcattaaaataaaaatattaagggttaatgttccattaatataagtgtgaaccctaacactaagtaagactttttgttgaatatttccatcaaaaattgatgtttaaatattgattcggccgcatattgaatcgatacgagaattgcgtgctgcaatatcacgatatattggcgaattgatttttcttcacacccctaattagcatattagcacattttatattaggggtgtcaggcgattatttatttatttttttaatcataattaatcacacaaCTTCACCAGTTAAcacatgattaatcacaaatttgatctgttctaaatgtatatcaaaatgtttaataaaatttttttcccaagttttcatactcttgttcacataaaagtgaagaaatctgtttaatagaaatatggctgcatcttttagtcattgatacagtaatttcataatacttcataaaattgtgttaaaattaaaaatatgtactgtagtgTAAAAGACGAGTGtgttattgatttgtgttgaggtcatttttctgccactagatggcatatttgcatttgtaagacgatgACAGCTCAATGCATATACTTGTCATATTAAGagatatctaatctttaacatgaagtaacttgcgaaattctgcacattttcaaaaattataaaatacaacttgaccccagtctccacaaatatatgtatcAATATTatgttacatttattactgctaaattatgacatggacgtgtcttctgcattgcgactggaatccCCCCAGtcaaggctttccaagtaaggggcggtcattaatcgcacatttaaaaaaaaaatgtggcattaaaggaacttaaaatgaactcaaaattaacacactaattttgacacccctactttaTATACATCCATTGGTGCACTGGGTGGTCCCAAGGACTCAGAGGCCCCTGACCGAGCAGGGGACTAAATTACAGAGCGTGACCCACCGCAGTGACACCCAACCTGGGATTAACATCCAGCCCGGCTCCCAGGGTGCCGGCAGCCTCAGGCTGCAGGGGGCTGACCTCCACAGGTTCCGAGGtgatctcacacacacaccgagGCCCACCCAGACGTGAAATAATGAGAGGGTTGGGTGGGAGTGGACCTCTGGGTGGAGAATTTGGCACTCAAGTCCAAAGTGTGTCTTCATGTATACGTGAGGCTAGAAATTCACAGTTGTCTACCAttaattgctttttaaaaaataaatattttgtattaatattttaacTATTTTATGGACACTTTTATAATATTTTCATAAATTGTTATTTTAGCATTATTTTAACAAGCTTAATACTTGTGACCTGTtcaagatttgaaaaaaaaattacgtttttttctttttttttttttttagtttttttttaataatgattttttaaaaataaattattcaatATTTCTTTTATGTTATGACTATAAGTCACAAAAAATCTAATTCAATtatgtataaatattttttattagtttgtattattttaagtaTTGCGTGGatgcaaacaaatatttaattaaataactaaCATTTTTCTATGacttgtgaatatttttttttattaatgtattattataagGGTATAACAATTGttccaaaatattaaaatagtttcACTTTGTTTGAAAACTAtgaatttattatattataattttagaattattattcaaatatattttatctATTTTATGGACAGCCATTATTAACATTACGCTCATAAATTATTTAACTACAGtattttgcaaaacaaaaaaagtttgcttgAAAATATTCTAggattagtagtagtagtagtagtacatttttgaaaaaaacattttaatttaattcaacaaaattATGGTAACgaaaaaaaagtttccccaaaaataactaTCTGATGTTCCTctactatttttattattacattttgtggattattaaaaaataaataataagttccccaaaattatataattaagttaatttttttacaagaacaaatatttaaattacTTTATAGACCCcacccaaaacacaaacaacaaaaattgtaataattaaaaagcgtTGGATACATTTGTTCCATCAAATGCTGCACTATCAAAGTGCGCGTGTGGAAACATCTGGATGCATGTAATGCAAGGCTTGCATAGGAGGTTACAGCAGgtcaaatgaatgaaatgaaacacacgcatacacgcacacacgtgcatacacacacacctcATAAAGCAGTCTGCTACAGCTGTGTGGACGTGTGGATGGGGTGAAAGTTCAAACACATATGCTGACAGCACATACTCGCCCCGAAGTGAACACCCTTAAGTCTCACGCGCGCGCTCACACATGCACATAAGCTCAGCTCATGAGAGTGTTAAGAGAATGTGATGTGACGAAACCCAAAGGCCTGTTTCAGCAAAGCAgcaatgtgtgtgtatgcatgcTGTTCCACACTTAAATTAACACAATGCAGAAAGTGCTTTTTGATTATCACAAATTTGATTACATTGCCAGAAATCGACGTAATCTGAGAGCGAGAGGTCAGAGGAAGCAGACAAGGAAATGTAGACAAGGAAGCAAACATGAGCAAATGTGACAAGGAAGATGAAAGCAGGAAGTGGAAATGAAGAAGTGAAGACGAACAAGTGGAGACCAGGAAACGGAGACCATAGAGGAGAGAGCGAAGACAAGGAAATGACGATGAGAAGACAAGGAAGCAGAAAAAAAGGTCATTGGAATGAGGATGCGTGGACAACGAAGTGCAGGCTGGGCAGTGATGACGAGCAAAAGACGACGTGACAACAAGGATGAAAAGACGAGGATGTGGAGATGAGGacatgaaaagacaaaaaagtggAGACGAGGATGTAGAAACAAGGAAGTTTAAAGGCTCAGTCAAcctaaaacatttcttgacaataatatgttatatgtgacctcactagtctaaacatgacattctgattaatattacatttgtggaatatgagttatgaagtaaaatccagccatttttatccatctcaggggacggccatttttccagttgccgtcgactgaagatgacatcgcagttgctcagagctcaggtaacgaccaatcacagctcaccgcacaactgtgatgtcatttttactagacagtaagtggcaaaatggccgccttctgatactgataaaaactgctagattttgctgcttaactcatattccactaacgcaatattaaccagaataccatatttagactagtggggctgcatggcaagaatttttgggaaagttgacttcctctttaagaaaaataaagttgGGACGAGGAATTAAAGATAAGGAAGTAGTGACAAAGTggagaaaacaaaatgaaaatgaggaAGTGTAGCCAAAAGAGACGAGGAAATAAAGTATGGCCAAGAAAGTGGAGACGAGGAGGTAGAGATGGGAAGTGAAGACATGGAAGTAAAGATAAGGAAGTAAACAAGGAAGTGAAGACAAAAACAGTAATGAGAAGAAGTAGCGATGAGAAAGTGAGGACAAGGAAGTGATGACTATAAAGTTTAGACGAGGAAGTGACGACAAGGAGGTGGAGGTCGAGAACAGGTTGTGGTGACCAGAGGCTAGACAAGGAAGTGGAGATAAGAAAGTGAAGATTGAAAAGTGGATACAAGTAAGTTCAGCTTATGTATTATATTTCCTACGGGAGATTTTCAAGGAAGTTAACTACATCCTGTCTGCCAGGAAGAttattctgttttcttttctcttcatATGTGCTTTACACTgcctgcgtgtgtgcgcgtgtgtttagTCTAAAGCCATATTTAGTCTCTAGTTCTAAAAGGAGGCCTATAATCACACagaacctctctctctctctactcattacacactcactcacacactcatACACAAGCCTGTCATTAAAAGTTCACACTAACCTCCTAGGCTGCACGCGTATCGAGTGTGTGTACGTGGACACGCACATGCAAAATTACAAGAGATCAAATCAAAGCTAATAATGCTAAAAGGATGCTACCGGGCTAAAGCTATCAAAAGGCCAGTTGACAAGACATGAATATATCAATCAGTCACACAAACATACGCACAAAATTGCAAGCGACCGAATCAAAGCTAATAATGCTAACAGGATGCTAACCAAGCTAAAGCTATCGAAAGGCCACTTGACAAGACATGAATATATACTAATCAGTCACgcaaacatactcacaaaatTGCTAGAGACCAAATCAAAGCTAGTAATGTTAATAAGATGCTAACCAGGCCAAAGCTATCGAAAGGCCAGTTGACAAGACATTAATATACCAATCAGTCACACAAACATACGCACAAAACTGCTAGCGACCAAATCAAAGCTAATAATGCTAACAGGATGCTAACCAAGCTAAAGCTATCGAAAGGCCAGTTGACAAGACATGAATATATCAATCAGTCACACAAACATACGCACAAAACTGCTAGCGACCAAATCAAAGCTAATAATGCTAACAGGATGCTAACCAAGCTAAAGCTATCGAAAGGCCAGTTGACAAGACATGAATATATACCAATCAGTAACACAAACATATAGACAAAATTGCTAGAGACCAAATCAACGCTAATAATGATAAGACGCTAACCAGGCTAAAACTATCGAAAGGCCCGTTGACAAGATAATGAATATATACTAATCAGTCACACAAACATACGCACAAAATTGCTAGAAACCAAATCAACGCTAATAATGATAAGACGCTAACCAGGCTAAAGCTATCGAAAGGCCCGTTGACAAGATAATGAATATATACTAATCAGTCACACAAACATACGCACAAAATTGCTAGAGACCAAAACaatgctaacaatgctaacGGGATGCTAACCATCGCAATCGCACAATGAACATGGACAGCCAATCGTGGTcacacacaaagacacacacttggAGGCCGCGTATGCCTGCGTGTGCGCGCTCGTGTGTTTGCTTTGCACTGAATGGTCTCATTGAAGAGAGTGAACGCTACAAGAGAGCACGGGGGGGTTGGGGACTCCGGGAATTTACTGCTACAAGATAAATATCCTCATCTCGGCGTCGCCAGGCTGCCGCACGCACGTACACGCGCAAACCATAAAATCAGTGCGTAATCTTACAAGTCAGCCATTGTTTGTCACGCGGAAGTGAAGCGCACACAACGTGCAGAGGCAGACATGTTGACTTTGGGCagagcaacacacacacacgacatgCACACATACGCTGACACATATGAAGACCGACCATACGTATAACAGttttaatggggggaaaaaaaaaaaatctagttacAACTTTTTCCTCTCAATATTGCGATTTAAAatgtgacacccccccccccacaaggtTCCCATGAACTTTTTAACAAACACACGCAATAGTTTGCATTAcaataaacaagaaaataaTTATACATACATTTGATGTCTTAGGCTTACACCAAAATAAAGGCCAATGAATCATTTATTCATTAACtgtgaatgaattaataaaaaaggAGTATATTTATATACTTGATCATAATATTACCAACCAAGTGGTGTAAATTCAGGCCAGTATGTCAGATGCAAAcaatgcaaacaaatctgtgTTTTAACTAGGACTatgtatcgattctaatttcctcaatcgattaaATTTCgaagttcagttcgattcgatgTTGACTTTTTCCAATTTGATTCAATTCACTTCTCTTCAGTCCAATACTGAttgattatggaacatcaattcttcttaaatatcaaagattccaaaataaattttGCAGAGGTAACTGTTAAATGTTGGTTTACTAATGAAAGTAACAGTGTTAAGTGTTTCACAAACACTGCCATCAGCAAAgctgaaatgaaaatatttgcatGCATATTTGTAATTCAATAagcataaattaaaaagattctgaatcgtCTTAAAGtaaaataagtcaggtctttcataaatgtaagaaaatacttttaaatccatgtgaacattaaatatcaagAAAACAATAAGATACTACATGTTTGGCCTTTAAatttctattttcttatgaatgtaTAGGAAaaagggtggcacggtggttggttagcacgtccgcctcccagttctgaggactccggttcgagtccagtctccggccttcctgggtgcagtttgcatattctccccgtacctgcgtgggtcttctccgggtagtccggtctcctcccgcgttccaaagacgtgcatggcaggttgaacactctgaattgtccctaggtgtgtttgtctgtgtgccctgcgattggctggcaaccagttcagggtgtcccctgcctactgcccagagctggctgggataggcgccagcaaaccccaagacccttgtgaagaataagaggtcaagaaaatggatggatggatggatggatttatggttttatgaatcaatatcaggctcgaaaaggaTAATCATTCgatattatttgattttttaaaccccTAGTTTTAACCACTTCAACAATGTGTTCAATCTTAATATACATTTACATGTGAAAGAGACACCCCTTAGAAGCTACTTAAAGCACAAAATGAAATGCTTATTTGGAACCTCGATGTACCTACTGACCGAAATGAAGCATCCCCCTCCCCCTAAACTGCAGCCtttgattttaaaattgcatTCTACAACATTGCAACGACCATTTGAATTCAATTCGGTTATTATGTACTGCTACTTTAGCATCCAGGAAATCTATCTATGCTTCTAGACGCTGACAAAGACGGTGATGGATTTCTCTTCAAAGGTGCATCCCATGACCTTACAAAGCATCAGCCTATATCGTCCACATCACAGAGCCTTCCTCCTTTCCTCGACACGATGAGGCGTCATCACCCCCAAATGTGACGATGTCGCAGAGAGTGACGCCGCCTCatcacaaaaacaccaaaatacACATCGCCACGATGTTTGGCCGTCGACCCTTTGCGGGGAAAGAGAGTACTAAGGAGCCGAGGGCGGGTGAGCCcaaggaggaggacaacattGCATCCTACCTCAAGTTTCTGGAAGGCAACTACCGAAAGATGCTGATTGAGAGCTTGCAGCTGTACACCATGTGGGCCGGTGGGAATACGCAGGCTGAGCTGTGCAGGAGCAACCTGGAGATGGAGCACTTCAAGGTGGATCTGCGCACCATCAACATGGAGCTGGAGAACGTCCGGTTGGAGCTGTGCAATACCAACCGTGAGCTGGATGAAATCAAGGCCTACAAGGACGACCTGGCCGAGAAGGAGGCCAGCAGATGGCTTGAGAAGGAGGAGTTTCTCCTGGGCCCGGAGACCCTTGTGGTGCGTATATGTACAACTTTGTTTTTACAACTTAAGTAGTCAACCCGAAGTTTTTACACCTCCTTTTTAGTACCTGGCTGGAAGAGGGACTCTGGCGGAGGATAAGGAGGTGAGGAACAAAGAAAAGGAGGCAGTAGAGAAGAAGAATGGTAAAGAGTGTGACAAGATGCAGGAGGAGCCGGAGACCAGTCTCGTGCGTAaacaaatgcaacatttttgttttttgtttttacatgttATGCAATCAACACGTTTTGACGCCTTCTACTTAGGACCGGGCTGGAGGATGGTCTGTGGCAGTGGAGAAGGAGGTGCAGAAGAAAGAGCAAGAGGTGGCGGTGGAAGAGGAGGATGGCAAAGAGTGTGATGCGAAGAAGGACAAAGAGGAGGAGAAAGCTTGGAGGGAGGAGGATAAAAACAGGGGGGATAACAACCcgaaggatgaggaggaggaggagaaatgcAACGAAAGGGAGCAGGAGAAGGAGCTCAAGGACCAGGGGGAGAAAAATCTGAATGAGGCCAAGGAGGAGGGGGCGACGGAGGCAGACGGCAACCGGACGGAGGAGGATGAAAAGAAGGAGGATGTGAacgggaaggaggaggaggtgaaCGACAACAGAAAGGAAAATGAGGAGGACATGAAAAAAGAAACCAACCGTGACCAGAGGGAGCAGAAGTTGAGGGAAAAGGATGTGAAAGAGAGGGAAAATAAGGAGAACCAGGAGGAGAAAGAGACCAACAATGACCAGAAGGAGCATAAAGAAATGGAAATGGAGAAGACTGAAAATGACCCAAAGGAGCAAATAGAGAGTGAGAAGGaggtgaaagaaaagaaaaatgaggaAAACAAGGAACCGCAAGAGAGGGAAATAGCGACCTGTAGTTACCgacaggaggagaaggaggtgaATGAGCCCACAGAGGAGAGTGGTGGCCTGAAGTATTTAGAGGAGAAGGAGGACAGGGAGCAGAAGGAGATGGTAGAAGTGGTTCAAAAGGATGTAAAAAAGCTGACTCAAAGCAGCTGGAaggaggaggcaggacccaGTTGGAAGGAGGACAAAAAGGAGAGGATGAGGAATGAATGGGACTGGAGATACAAGGAGAAAAACGAGGCCAAACTGGAGGAGGAGTGGAAGGAGAGGATGACCAAAACGAAGGGTGAGTGGCTAGAGAGAGCGCGCAACGAGGAAGAAAGGAGGAAGGAGAAGGACCGGCAGGAGAGGGAGAAGAGGAAGGAAGAGATGAAGAAGGTAAGGGAGAGGAAGGAGAATGCCGAGTGGAAGGAGAGGGAGGCGCGGGAGAGGGagaagaggagggagagggagaaACTCAAGGCCGAATGGAGGGTGAAGGAgatgaaggaggaggagaggaggaaggagaGGGAGAAGCGGAAAGAGGAGTGGTGGGACAGCGAGGAGGAGGCCAATGAGCggagggaggaggagaagagggaGCGCGAGAGGCGGGATAAGGAGGAGTGGAAGGAGAAAGAGAAGCTGAGAGCCGAGTGGAAGGAGCACgagaggagggaggaggagaagaagaaaatcaAGAAGAAGGAGAGGGAGAGGAAGCTGAAGGCAGAGTGGGAGGAGATGGAGAAGCGCAACAAGGAGAAGCGGAAGGAGACGAAGAGGAAGGAGGAGAGGACGGTGCGAGAGAACAagagggaggaggagaggaggagggaagcAGAAGGAGGAGACGAGGTGAAGAGGACGTCCTTCTTTGGGAGGGTCCTTGATCTCATCTGCTGTGGCATGAGAGAACAAGCCTGAAGCTCCGCCTCCTCAAAGTCTATATAGGACCTCCCTTTGCTCAAAATCAGGAGGGTTCTTGTCATGGCGCTTCAAAACCAAGCACCCAAATTCAGGCACGTCGTCAAAAAACTGCTGGAGTCTGGTCCTGGCACGGAACGACCATTCCTCAACAATCAACAAGAAGAGTTGCCTCATCTTGGCACAGAACAGCAGTTTGTCAACGGAAAATTCCGCCATCTTCGATCCCACCTTTTCACTTTTGCTGCGGTCTGAATCGTCAAGTAGTAgtgagtcagccattttggggaTGAATAAagtatcaatccatccattttgtactATTAGTTGAATGTGTTGTGAAACAATAGCCTAAATCACTTCCATTGAGAGCCAGTTTTTGTGGAAAGCACATATCGGAGGTTTATCAGTGATTTTTtggtttcattatttttctttgtccCCCTATGGATTTCAAtggtggcggcacggtggtcgagtggttagcacgtccacctcccagtactgaggactcgggttcgagtccaggctccggccttcctggtggagtttgcatgttctccctgtgcccgcgtgggtcttctccgggtactccggtctcctcccacattccaaagaaatgtgtggcaggttaattgggtgctccgaattctCCCTaggtgcttgtgagtgtggatggttgtacgtctctgtgtgccctgcgattggctggcaaccagttcagggtgtaccccgcctactgcccaaagcgagctgagataggctccagcacctcctgcgacccttgtgaggataagtggtcaagaaaatggatggatttcaatgggactgatttTTGCTATCCGCCGCAAATGGCAAACATCCACTATTAAGAAATAAACAGATTGTGTAAGTATAATTTAACTGAAAGTCATGCATTATGACACTGTTGATCTTTTCAGCTAATATCTAAGTATTACATGCAgctttaaggggcgtggcctaatTTTGGCTGCCAATTCTAAATTTAGccttagttttagtccaatttcagtcacgcttgctCGTTTTTATCAAAGTTAGTTAACCtcgtcccatttttatttagtccatttttagtcgactataaatctagcatttttgtttttaatttagttcaagaaaacgtattttattttaaatataaattgaaaatttttatttcattttaaattgaaattattttattttaagcgtattttatttgtctagttttagtaaaaaaaactaTCAGGGTTTTAGCCTAGTTTTAGTCAGAACAACCATTTTACcgctgtatttgttttttgttttttttgtcagattttttttttgtcagcagatttatttaacctttatgattctaaaactatttcacataacattttctcatctttttgatgaaaaacaacttcacacacaattacagtggctactatggctccatgctattagCTATTAAGTTAGCCAACATTAGTTAGCTGTCGCATTATTATTGatgaacgttatagccgttggattaacaGATTAGCAGAGGCAAGATCTTACAAAACCAtgtcattttcatctcgtttttgttcatgaattaaaatgtccatagattttagtacagtttttattaagtgaaggacattttcgtcttgttttcattagtcgacgaaaatgcatactgatatagtcccagttattgtttattaatgacggtttaagtctagtctagttttagtccggtgaaaaatgtgtgttgacgaaattatttttgtctagAGTTTGTTAAATTAACACTAGCGTGGCCTCATGAGTGACATCAAGAGTGCCAGCATCCACCATGAGATTAGTTCAACGTGAGCATCTTTTCATGCTCCTTccgagtgtttttattttgtatttgcgtttttttttgtttttttttaccgtccCATTAAATAACCGCACGTCAGCCGTTGCCCTGACGACGACGCGGGTGTTTAATAAAAAATCGGCTCGACCACCTCACAGGGCCTCTCTGATCTCCCTGGCGGCATCGCGAGCTTCCAACGTGGAGGATTTATTAAATCTCCGCCTGGCGACTGATGACGACGCTAGGAAAAATGTTCACCCCACCGGGCGCCACATTAAAAGAGCTTTTAATGAAAAGACGTTTGTCTCcttatttttttgtctccttGACATTGCCCACAAAGACACCACGTAACTAGGAAAAAACATTCACCGCATGGTGGTAGGACCTCAAATGTATGCGCTGccaataaaattgtaaaataaaaatagtaagcGACTACTGTAACATGCTGCAATCATGCTGATAGCTGCCACTAATCAACAGACGTTGAATTCACTCTCAGCtttggccacatacagaaatttGCACtggattttggcctgttttactgccactTCTCATTTGCTAACTATTGTATAGGTTTTCCTTGCCTAGGATAGTGAGTTTGGACCAGGAGATGCTGCATGAAAGCCAGCCTTTCATTGATAAGCCCCTCAGTGACATAAACACACACTCAGGCAAAACAAACCGGACCACCGACACACTACTGTGCGCCATTCATCCTCTCAACTTCTGTGTGCGTTGAAGCGTGTAAATGTGTGTGTTACTGAGGTGAAACATCTCCTGAGGGGCGAGTCACAAGATGATTGAGGAGCCAGAGTTTCTCGGCTCCCGACGGCCCTTTAATCTCATGCGCgcgaacacaaacacacttttcCAGGTGAAAGAGTTCAACACTTACACTTTTAAAGCCGTTATTGcaaaatgagcaacatttttCGCCAGGGAGGaaatttttaattattgcttaattattttttatttggttttattcAGTCATTAAATgataccaaataaataataataaatggttacaaaaaaatccactaaactttaaagggatacttcacttatttagccatttttggcagtcaaacattaatattttgccaataataaatttgatattttcattattttttatgtacaattagtacctttaaaaacacattttgcaacttgctgtcgactgaaaatgacatcacaagggctcaggtaaccaatcacagctcagcttgtgaatgtcacatgactaaacctcgaaaacaggtcagctgtgattggttacctgagcccttgtgatgtcattttcagtcgacagcaagttgtaaaatgtgtttttaaaggtactaattgtacatgaaaaataatgaaagtatcgaattaattatagacaaagtattaactttttattgttataatgggctaaataagtgaagtatctctttaatgcaaaattattatttttttatcagattatttgattaatcaatagaataataaataacataataaattctaaaaatattcgctaGTAACAGCCCTacataacaaaaatattacatttttcctTCCCAAATCCAATCTTCAACCCAAAATGCTGGGTAAAATAGGGCAGCTTACAATTACGCCCAAACTACTATTTTCCAGAAATGCGCATGGGCGTGGCCAGTTGATTTTCGGACAAGAAACACAGGCAGGTGACTGAAGGAGTGTATTCATACGAGGCAATATTTGTGAACTGACTCCCTATTTCACCAAAAACTTATTTAAGAGACGTATTATTGTTACAACAAAC
Coding sequences:
- the LOC144022310 gene encoding uncharacterized protein LOC144022310 produces the protein MSQRVTPPHHKNTKIHIATMFGRRPFAGKESTKEPRAGEPKEEDNIASYLKFLEGNYRKMLIESLQLYTMWAGGNTQAELCRSNLEMEHFKVDLRTINMELENVRLELCNTNRELDEIKAYKDDLAEKEASRWLEKEEFLLGPETLVYLAGRGTLAEDKEVRNKEKEAVEKKNGKECDKMQEEPETSLDRAGGWSVAVEKEVQKKEQEVAVEEEDGKECDAKKDKEEEKAWREEDKNRGDNNPKDEEEEEKCNEREQEKELKDQGEKNLNEAKEEGATEADGNRTEEDEKKEDVNGKEEEVNDNRKENEEDMKKETNRDQREQKLREKDVKERENKENQEEKETNNDQKEHKEMEMEKTENDPKEQIESEKEVKEKKNEENKEPQEREIATCSYRQEEKEVNEPTEESGGLKYLEEKEDREQKEMVEVVQKDVKKLTQSSWKEEAGPSWKEDKKERMRNEWDWRYKEKNEAKLEEEWKERMTKTKGEWLERARNEEERRKEKDRQEREKRKEEMKKVRERKENAEWKEREAREREKRREREKLKAEWRVKEMKEEERRKEREKRKEEWWDSEEEANERREEEKRERERRDKEEWKEKEKLRAEWKEHERREEEKKKIKKKERERKLKAEWEEMEKRNKEKRKETKRKEERTVRENKREEERRREAEGGDEVKRTSFFGRVLDLICCGMREQA